A window of the Streptomyces sp. JB150 genome harbors these coding sequences:
- a CDS encoding putative leader peptide — MKPAVVSVDAPPRSVPLVARLHVDLCRCASAGCPR; from the coding sequence ATGAAGCCAGCAGTCGTGTCCGTCGACGCGCCGCCCCGCAGCGTTCCGCTCGTGGCCCGTCTGCACGTGGACCTCTGCCGGTGCGCCTCCGCCGGCTGTCCCCGCTGA
- a CDS encoding GNAT family N-acetyltransferase, with amino-acid sequence MALTFTLDPAVTPELRDGILDLWTDVSNAGGAVGFVPPVERETVRPELVRHLVAMAEGRARLLVGHDEEGRVAATAFFHFNTHRLMAHWAWLYTVMVHPRHQGKGYGRDLLAAAEGAARGFDGIEAIRLTCRGGLGLERFYGSCGYKEVGRVPAAIRVAPGDDRDDVIMLLPLG; translated from the coding sequence ATGGCCCTTACCTTCACGCTCGATCCCGCCGTCACCCCCGAGCTGCGTGACGGCATCCTCGACCTGTGGACCGATGTCTCCAACGCGGGCGGAGCCGTCGGCTTCGTGCCGCCGGTGGAGCGCGAGACGGTCCGGCCGGAGCTGGTGAGGCACCTCGTGGCGATGGCGGAGGGCCGGGCCCGGCTGCTCGTCGGGCACGACGAGGAGGGGCGGGTCGCCGCCACCGCCTTCTTCCACTTCAACACCCACCGGCTGATGGCCCACTGGGCGTGGCTCTACACGGTGATGGTGCACCCCCGGCACCAGGGCAAGGGGTACGGCCGTGACCTGCTGGCCGCCGCGGAGGGTGCCGCGCGCGGCTTCGACGGGATCGAGGCGATCCGGCTGACCTGCCGGGGCGGGCTCGGCCTGGAGCGGTTCTACGGCTCCTGCGGCTACAAGGAGGTGGGCCGCGTGCCCGCCGCGATCCGGGTGGCGCCGGGCGACGACCGCGACGACGTGATCATGCTGCTGCCGCTGGGCTGA
- a CDS encoding DUF4229 domain-containing protein: MLRYTLMRLGIFAGCLLVVWGLVYSGIAPRGLGASNGLWVVLLALVISAPISFVVLRGERDRASEQIVRKVDRLKAGFEADRSQEDRADDAARAQGQTS; this comes from the coding sequence ATGCTCCGGTACACGCTGATGCGCCTCGGGATCTTCGCGGGCTGCCTGCTGGTCGTCTGGGGCCTCGTCTACTCGGGTATCGCCCCGCGCGGTCTCGGCGCCTCCAACGGCCTGTGGGTCGTGCTGCTCGCGCTGGTGATCTCCGCGCCGATCAGCTTCGTCGTGCTGCGCGGCGAGCGGGACCGGGCGTCCGAGCAGATCGTGCGCAAGGTCGACCGGCTGAAGGCCGGCTTCGAGGCCGACCGCAGTCAGGAGGACCGCGCGGACGACGCGGCCCGCGCCCAGGGGCAGACGTCGTAA